A window of the Cystobacter ferrugineus genome harbors these coding sequences:
- a CDS encoding ISAs1 family transposase, translating to MLTRLGLTFKEIVDPRASRGKRHGLGVLLSLLVVGMATGRRVLRQVEALGEDLVREGTEPKGLRGAVSDTTLDRLLSQLGPEGWDEVLQQSVRTALEQGVLRQDRLAAGVVSIDGKAGESTRGQAPCEPCHTLRDEQGQEYWYPFALRAALTSSRACPVLDQMMLEGKQGEATAFPKLLGRVVEKYGEHFKYVTGDAGLTSAANARAVREAGKHYLFALKENFSRLHDVAWVALATAPVQVRVREKARGEWVERELRVTPVPETEEFPEARQWIWVRSTREREGRLPEVETRLFLTSIPSGELSGEQMLTVVRGHWGIENGPNWTADVVLEEDTASASLRGQAPVVLSWLRLLAYNLLALVRTHLPPKDGRPVSYARTQEVLYQGLLGLAVLPETLAALA from the coding sequence ATGCTGACGCGATTGGGACTGACGTTCAAGGAGATAGTGGACCCGCGGGCCAGTCGAGGCAAGAGGCACGGGTTGGGGGTGCTCCTGTCGCTGCTGGTGGTGGGGATGGCGACGGGAAGAAGAGTGCTGCGACAGGTAGAGGCATTGGGGGAGGACCTGGTGCGCGAAGGGACGGAGCCGAAGGGGTTGAGGGGAGCGGTGTCGGACACGACGTTGGATAGACTGCTCAGTCAGCTTGGGCCCGAGGGATGGGACGAGGTGTTGCAGCAGTCGGTGCGGACAGCACTCGAGCAGGGAGTGCTGAGGCAAGACAGGCTGGCGGCGGGAGTGGTGTCGATTGACGGCAAGGCGGGGGAGAGCACGCGAGGACAAGCGCCGTGCGAGCCCTGTCACACACTCCGGGATGAGCAAGGGCAGGAGTATTGGTACCCCTTCGCGCTCCGGGCGGCGCTCACCAGCAGCAGGGCGTGCCCGGTGCTCGACCAGATGATGCTGGAAGGCAAGCAAGGAGAGGCGACGGCCTTCCCCAAACTGCTTGGGCGAGTGGTGGAGAAGTATGGCGAGCACTTCAAGTACGTGACGGGGGACGCGGGGCTGACGAGCGCGGCGAACGCGAGGGCGGTGAGAGAGGCGGGCAAGCACTACCTGTTCGCACTCAAGGAGAACTTCAGCCGGTTGCACGACGTGGCGTGGGTGGCGCTGGCGACGGCGCCGGTGCAGGTGAGAGTGAGAGAGAAGGCACGGGGCGAGTGGGTGGAAAGGGAGTTGAGAGTCACGCCCGTCCCCGAGACAGAAGAGTTTCCCGAAGCCCGGCAATGGATATGGGTGCGCAGCACGCGGGAGCGCGAGGGGCGTTTGCCCGAGGTGGAGACGCGACTGTTTCTCACCTCCATTCCCAGTGGGGAGTTGTCGGGGGAGCAGATGCTGACAGTAGTGAGAGGGCATTGGGGAATAGAGAACGGGCCGAACTGGACGGCGGACGTGGTGCTGGAGGAAGACACGGCCTCGGCCAGCCTACGGGGGCAGGCCCCCGTGGTGCTCAGTTGGCTGCGGCTGCTGGCCTACAACCTGTTGGCGTTGGTGCGCACACACCTGCCCCCAAAAGACGGCAGGCCCGTGTCCTACGCTCGCACCCAGGAAGTGCTCTACCAAGGCTTGCTGGGCCTGGCGGTGCTCCCGGAGACTCTGGCCGCACTTGCCTGA
- a CDS encoding DUF2381 family protein has translation MPDTDCLPPTPPQNLPQDFGSSLIPRGDYLPGERVKVTVRFADGAAPASASFWLVGHASKGTRRVEVFRKPRSPDVCEKERDEAQAEARQCQEDKARLLAERQEPGGLMGAAWLERAGTLASKTLLGSVRELPGNALGLEASTSSSYTLSDKTRPVSVAARLSLKNPGAEPWTLAGAALVDKEGEQVDLATWQQEPIPANGASAVVVGIEGEPAQLGCPCKLMLWEAGGPRTVTLENVTFPEDKAKGP, from the coding sequence TTGCCTGATACGGATTGTCTCCCTCCCACCCCACCTCAAAACCTCCCCCAGGACTTTGGATCAAGCCTGATTCCCAGGGGGGATTATCTGCCAGGGGAGCGGGTAAAGGTGACGGTACGCTTCGCGGATGGCGCGGCACCGGCGAGCGCGAGCTTTTGGCTCGTGGGCCATGCGTCCAAGGGGACGCGGCGGGTGGAGGTGTTCCGCAAGCCGCGCTCGCCAGACGTATGCGAGAAAGAGCGCGACGAAGCACAGGCCGAAGCGCGCCAGTGCCAAGAGGACAAAGCGCGGCTTCTGGCCGAGCGTCAGGAGCCGGGCGGGCTCATGGGGGCCGCATGGCTGGAGCGGGCCGGGACCCTCGCGTCGAAGACGCTCCTCGGGTCGGTGAGGGAGCTGCCGGGAAACGCGCTCGGGTTGGAAGCGAGCACGAGTTCCAGCTACACGCTCAGCGACAAGACCCGCCCGGTGAGCGTGGCTGCGCGACTGAGCCTCAAGAACCCCGGCGCTGAGCCCTGGACGCTCGCGGGGGCGGCGCTGGTGGACAAGGAGGGGGAACAGGTGGACCTTGCGACATGGCAGCAGGAACCCATCCCCGCGAATGGTGCCAGTGCCGTCGTGGTGGGCATTGAGGGGGAGCCCGCGCAGCTCGGCTGCCCCTGTAAGCTCATGCTCTGGGAGGCGGGCGGGCCGCGTACCGTCAC